A portion of the Brockia lithotrophica genome contains these proteins:
- a CDS encoding Ribonucleotide reductase of class III (anaerobic), large subunit — MDLKHLVEDYLTRNDWRVHENSNMNYSLQGLNNHITQEVTKWYWLHEVYTPEIRKSHEEGDFHIHDLGSLSVYCMGWDLKDLLLTGFTGVEGKISSKPPRHFRTALLQVVNFFYTLQGEAAGAQAFSNFDTYLAPFIAYDGLSYDEVKQAMQEFIFNLNVPTRVGFQTPFTNITLDLVVPDYMKDEPVIIGGEYMERTYKEFQREMDMFNMAFAEVMLEGDARGRIFTFPIPTYNVTKDFPWDSPVVDKIMEMTAKYGTPYFSNFVSSDMNPEDARSMCCRLRLDNRELKKRGGGLFGANPLTGSIGVVTINLPRIGYLAKSEAEFFARLGELMEIAKESLEIKRRKLDEWTEAGLYPYTKFYLRNVKGLVVGSDPFAAFSLGGEGSGSYWNNHFSTIGIVGMNEALVNFLGVNIATKKGVEFASRVLEFMRERVADFQEETGHLYNLEATPAEGASYRLARLDRERWPDIFTAGESTPYYTNSSQLPVDFTDDLFTALDLQAELQTKYTGGTVFHAFLGEAVSDIRVVKKIVKAIAERYPIPYYTLTPTFSICPDHGYLSGEHFTCPRCGAETEVYSRVVGYYRPVQNWHEGKREEFAQRIEFKLHAGAGA, encoded by the coding sequence ATGGATCTCAAGCACCTTGTCGAAGACTACCTCACCCGGAACGACTGGCGGGTGCACGAGAACAGCAACATGAACTACTCCCTTCAGGGGCTCAACAACCACATCACCCAGGAAGTCACGAAGTGGTACTGGCTCCACGAGGTATACACGCCGGAAATTCGGAAGTCCCACGAAGAAGGGGACTTTCACATCCACGACCTGGGAAGCCTGTCCGTATACTGCATGGGCTGGGATCTCAAAGATCTGCTCCTTACGGGCTTCACCGGCGTGGAGGGCAAGATCTCTTCGAAACCGCCCAGGCACTTCCGCACGGCGCTCCTTCAGGTGGTGAACTTCTTCTACACGCTACAGGGGGAGGCGGCCGGCGCGCAGGCCTTTTCCAACTTCGACACGTATCTCGCGCCCTTCATCGCCTACGACGGCCTTTCCTACGACGAAGTGAAGCAGGCGATGCAGGAATTCATCTTCAACCTCAACGTCCCCACGCGCGTGGGCTTCCAGACGCCCTTTACCAACATCACCCTCGACCTCGTCGTACCCGACTACATGAAAGACGAGCCCGTGATCATCGGCGGCGAATACATGGAGCGCACGTATAAGGAATTCCAGCGCGAGATGGACATGTTCAACATGGCTTTCGCCGAAGTCATGCTCGAAGGCGACGCCCGGGGGCGCATCTTCACCTTCCCCATCCCCACGTACAACGTCACCAAGGACTTCCCCTGGGATTCTCCCGTCGTGGACAAGATCATGGAGATGACGGCGAAGTACGGAACTCCCTACTTCTCCAACTTCGTCTCTTCGGACATGAATCCCGAAGACGCGCGGAGCATGTGCTGCCGGCTCCGCCTCGACAACCGCGAGCTGAAAAAGCGCGGGGGCGGGCTCTTCGGCGCCAACCCCCTCACCGGTTCCATCGGGGTGGTGACGATCAACCTCCCGCGCATCGGCTACCTCGCCAAGTCCGAAGCGGAATTCTTTGCCCGGCTGGGAGAACTCATGGAAATCGCGAAGGAAAGTTTAGAAATCAAGCGCCGAAAGCTCGACGAGTGGACGGAAGCCGGGCTTTACCCGTACACGAAGTTCTACCTCCGAAACGTGAAGGGGCTCGTCGTGGGATCCGATCCCTTTGCCGCGTTCTCCCTCGGGGGAGAAGGGTCGGGTTCCTACTGGAATAACCACTTCTCCACGATCGGCATCGTAGGGATGAACGAAGCTCTCGTGAACTTCCTCGGCGTGAACATCGCCACGAAGAAAGGCGTGGAGTTCGCGAGCCGCGTCCTCGAGTTCATGCGCGAGCGGGTGGCAGATTTTCAGGAGGAGACGGGGCACCTCTACAACCTCGAAGCGACTCCCGCGGAAGGCGCTTCCTACCGTCTCGCCCGCCTCGACCGCGAGCGCTGGCCGGATATCTTTACGGCGGGGGAATCTACGCCCTACTACACGAACTCTTCTCAGCTCCCCGTGGACTTCACGGACGACCTCTTTACGGCGCTGGATCTTCAGGCCGAACTCCAGACGAAGTACACGGGCGGCACGGTGTTCCACGCCTTCCTCGGCGAAGCCGTCTCCGACATCCGCGTTGTCAAGAAAATTGTGAAGGCGATTGCCGAACGTTACCCGATTCCCTACTACACGCTCACACCCACCTTCAGCATCTGCCCCGACCACGGATACCTCTCCGGAGAGCACTTCACCTGCCCCCGCTGCGGCGCCGAGACGGAGGTCTACAGCCGCGTCGTCGGCTACTACCGCCCCGTGCAGAACTGGCACGAGGGGAAACGGGAAGAGTTCGCCCAACGGATCGAGTTCAAACTCCACGCCGGAGCGGGAGCCTGA
- a CDS encoding Ribonucleotide reductase of class III (anaerobic), activating protein, with protein sequence MNLSEGRGPGTACGLFVFAFFCRKKKNAPFEGAKGGTRGMFYDFIPLTLVDYPGHVAATAFISGCNFRCPYCHNSELIRVQPKPRKTEDEFLAYLTSRKDVLEGVCITGGEPTLWKGLPDLLRRIKDLGLKVKLDSQGSRPRVLEMLFREGLVDYIAMDVKAPREKYGEYVRDLRDVDRVAESVELVKTLAPDYEFRTTVVEKLHTVEDVVEIARQIAPCRRYVLQAYRPSSGVKDVETSGDRPTPASLLEEIRRRLPAGIGEVVLRTYA encoded by the coding sequence GTGAACCTTTCGGAAGGCCGCGGCCCGGGCACGGCTTGCGGCCTTTTTGTTTTCGCGTTCTTTTGTCGCAAAAAGAAAAACGCCCCGTTCGAGGGGGCTAAAGGGGGGACGCGCGGGATGTTCTACGACTTCATCCCCCTCACGCTCGTAGACTATCCGGGGCACGTAGCAGCCACCGCCTTTATCAGTGGGTGCAACTTTCGCTGCCCGTACTGCCACAACTCCGAACTCATCCGCGTACAACCGAAGCCCCGAAAAACGGAAGACGAATTCCTCGCGTATCTCACCTCGCGAAAAGACGTGCTGGAGGGCGTCTGCATCACCGGCGGGGAGCCTACGCTTTGGAAAGGGCTTCCCGACCTTCTCAGGCGAATCAAGGATTTAGGGCTCAAGGTGAAGCTCGACTCGCAGGGCTCGCGCCCGCGGGTGCTTGAGATGCTCTTCCGCGAAGGGCTTGTGGACTACATCGCCATGGACGTAAAAGCTCCCCGAGAAAAGTACGGCGAGTACGTGCGGGATCTTCGCGACGTAGACCGCGTGGCCGAATCCGTGGAGCTCGTGAAAACGCTTGCTCCCGACTACGAATTCCGCACGACCGTCGTGGAGAAGCTCCACACGGTGGAGGACGTGGTGGAAATCGCCCGCCAAATCGCTCCCTGCAGACGTTATGTGCTCCAAGCCTACCGCCCTTCTTCTGGCGTGAAAGACGTAGAGACAAGCGGCGACCGTCCGACTCCCGCCTCCCTGCTCGAAGAAATCCGCAGACGACTCCCCGCCGGAATCGGAGAAGTCGTTCTTAGGACGTATGCGTGA
- a CDS encoding periplasmic sensor signal transduction histidine kinase, whose protein sequence is MELLRDGVAFFGAAVFLWWGYRTLLEAFSRAGEAKRGSGAFARFSVEILSVAWVVVFFSTMPRSSFPSGAEYSLLFPYVVAVTTRRFPYLLVLSLFPLLFVFGSTVGEALVLGFVGAFGGHLGKGGGIDTRSPFRLDCLLLLAAIFFAYALVWVGSCVEPFQDIFRVRPPAPLPQWGGFALVVFAAAWLFDVRAERVRVYPSRESARERLPFVAVFAHELKNSLAVLRGYLQLNARTIPAAQQKLLLSEVDRAQLLAEELLDMYVPKPLQKKDVDPVNLLTDVYELMRPYASQAEVHLAFRYQSFKEKVCALDARRVHQALVNVTKNAIEVSPSGGTVTLELRKEGDNIIFSVADEGPGIPEPQRAHVFDPFWSNKAGGTGIGLFLTHRIVAAHGGKIEIEERNPHGTVFHLVFPCRAQAAYEAEEPDVYGREAPEDLSF, encoded by the coding sequence ATGGAGCTTCTGCGCGACGGAGTGGCGTTTTTTGGAGCCGCCGTGTTTCTTTGGTGGGGGTACCGGACCCTTCTCGAGGCGTTTTCCCGGGCAGGGGAAGCGAAGAGGGGATCCGGTGCCTTTGCGCGCTTCTCCGTCGAGATCCTCTCCGTTGCTTGGGTTGTCGTGTTTTTCTCGACGATGCCGCGGTCGTCTTTTCCTTCCGGAGCCGAGTACAGCCTCCTCTTTCCGTACGTGGTCGCCGTGACGACGCGCCGCTTCCCGTATCTCCTCGTCCTTTCCCTCTTTCCCCTCCTTTTCGTTTTCGGATCCACCGTGGGGGAGGCGCTCGTCCTCGGCTTCGTGGGCGCCTTCGGCGGGCACCTCGGAAAGGGAGGGGGGATCGATACCCGGTCCCCCTTTCGCCTCGACTGCCTTCTCCTCCTCGCTGCGATCTTTTTCGCCTATGCCTTGGTTTGGGTAGGCAGCTGCGTCGAACCGTTTCAGGACATCTTTCGCGTGCGCCCTCCCGCCCCCCTTCCCCAGTGGGGAGGTTTTGCGTTGGTCGTATTTGCCGCCGCGTGGCTCTTCGACGTACGTGCGGAGCGGGTTCGCGTGTACCCATCCCGCGAATCCGCCCGGGAAAGGTTACCGTTTGTCGCCGTTTTCGCCCACGAGCTCAAGAACAGTTTGGCCGTCCTGCGCGGGTACCTGCAGCTCAACGCGCGGACGATCCCCGCCGCCCAGCAAAAGCTCCTCCTGAGCGAGGTCGACCGCGCCCAGCTTCTCGCGGAAGAGCTTCTCGACATGTACGTCCCGAAACCCCTCCAGAAAAAAGACGTCGATCCCGTGAATCTGCTCACCGACGTATACGAACTCATGAGACCCTACGCCAGCCAGGCGGAGGTCCACCTCGCTTTTCGCTATCAGTCTTTCAAGGAAAAGGTATGCGCTCTCGATGCTCGACGGGTGCACCAGGCGCTCGTAAACGTCACCAAAAACGCCATCGAGGTCTCTCCTTCGGGCGGGACCGTGACGTTGGAGCTACGCAAGGAAGGAGACAACATAATCTTCTCCGTGGCGGATGAAGGTCCGGGAATTCCGGAACCCCAACGCGCGCACGTTTTCGATCCCTTTTGGAGCAACAAGGCGGGCGGCACGGGCATCGGCCTTTTCCTTACGCATCGAATCGTCGCCGCCCACGGGGGGAAGATCGAGATCGAAGAGCGGAACCCGCACGGCACGGTCTTCCATCTCGTCTTCCCCTGTCGGGCACAAGCGGCTTACGAGGCCGAAGAACCCGACGTGTACGGGCGAGAGGCGCCCGAGGATCTGTCTTTTTGA
- a CDS encoding Methyltransferase: protein MTIDEAVFRKLWPGGPARYAEQESFWNRRADEFGRLLEDPERRKRVEDLLAWLRAEGVPHPPARVLDIGCGPGTHAIFLAREGYDVTGVDIAERMVERARAYAERYGVAERAHFVRAIWEELDLDAVGWRGAFDLVFASNTPAIRNADAFLKMVEASRNAGFFSGFVWRRDSLREELEAALGFRPTEDVFREAFDEPRVYAVLNLLWLRGFHPSVTYRRGGWTQRLTVEDAVDRYLQRIVREAGEEAALRKEIRAFLERRADAEGMVTTHVRTKMAWIFWRREDDE from the coding sequence GTGACGATCGACGAAGCCGTGTTTCGCAAACTTTGGCCGGGAGGGCCCGCGCGCTACGCCGAACAGGAATCGTTTTGGAACCGTCGGGCGGATGAGTTCGGCCGTCTGCTCGAGGATCCTGAGCGCAGGAAGCGCGTGGAGGACCTGCTCGCCTGGCTCAGGGCGGAAGGTGTGCCCCACCCGCCGGCGCGCGTATTGGACATCGGGTGCGGGCCGGGGACGCACGCCATCTTTCTCGCCCGGGAAGGCTACGACGTCACAGGCGTGGACATCGCGGAGCGGATGGTAGAAAGGGCCCGCGCGTACGCCGAGCGCTACGGCGTCGCGGAGCGCGCGCACTTCGTGCGGGCGATCTGGGAGGAGCTGGACTTGGACGCCGTGGGCTGGCGCGGCGCCTTTGACCTCGTCTTTGCTTCCAATACGCCCGCCATTCGAAACGCCGACGCCTTTCTCAAGATGGTAGAGGCGTCGCGAAATGCGGGCTTTTTCTCCGGCTTTGTCTGGCGGCGGGACAGCCTGCGCGAGGAACTCGAAGCGGCCTTGGGCTTCCGACCTACGGAAGACGTATTTCGGGAGGCGTTCGACGAGCCGCGCGTCTACGCGGTTCTCAACCTCCTTTGGCTTCGCGGCTTTCATCCCTCTGTGACCTACCGCCGCGGCGGGTGGACGCAGCGGCTCACCGTCGAGGACGCCGTAGACCGCTACCTCCAGCGCATCGTCCGCGAGGCGGGAGAAGAGGCGGCCCTTCGGAAGGAGATTCGCGCTTTCCTCGAGCGCCGGGCCGACGCCGAGGGGATGGTCACAACCCACGTGCGGACCAAGATGGCCTGGATCTTTTGGCGAAGGGAAGACGACGAATGA
- a CDS encoding Orotate phosphoribosyltransferase yields MEPVRSDASPLREEALALAGLLLEVGAVHVRPEEPFRFRSGLLSPVYVDHRVLLSRPPARKAFIDALTDRVRRVRDALPAAAPGSYPLTVAGVATGAIPYAAWVSDRLGLPMVYVRAERKEHGRGRRVEGELAAGAPVVLLEDLLTTGRTTLDAVDALEAEGAHVLHVCVLFTYGFSQGPYRLAERGIACSALTDFSALLQALKQRGRAGEAEILRRWWEDVSRSRERDTESGQP; encoded by the coding sequence GTGGAACCCGTCCGATCCGACGCCTCCCCCCTTCGGGAAGAAGCCCTCGCCCTGGCAGGTCTCCTTCTCGAAGTGGGCGCCGTCCACGTACGACCCGAGGAACCGTTTCGCTTCCGCTCGGGTCTTCTTTCCCCCGTCTACGTCGACCACCGCGTCCTCCTCTCGCGCCCGCCGGCGCGAAAGGCCTTTATCGACGCCCTCACGGACCGCGTGCGGCGCGTACGGGATGCCCTCCCCGCCGCGGCTCCGGGGAGCTACCCCCTCACTGTGGCAGGGGTGGCGACGGGGGCAATTCCCTACGCCGCCTGGGTTTCCGATCGCCTCGGGTTGCCCATGGTGTACGTGCGGGCCGAACGCAAAGAGCACGGTCGCGGCCGCCGCGTGGAGGGAGAACTCGCCGCGGGCGCTCCCGTCGTCCTTCTCGAGGACCTCCTCACGACGGGGAGAACGACCCTCGATGCGGTGGACGCTCTGGAAGCCGAGGGAGCGCACGTCCTCCACGTCTGCGTCCTCTTCACCTACGGCTTTTCCCAAGGGCCCTACCGCCTTGCGGAACGCGGCATCGCCTGTTCGGCCCTCACGGACTTTTCCGCGCTCCTCCAAGCCCTAAAGCAGCGCGGCCGAGCGGGAGAGGCGGAAATCCTCCGGCGTTGGTGGGAGGACGTCTCCCGCTCCCGGGAACGGGACACGGAGTCGGGGCAGCCTTAG
- a CDS encoding Orotidine 5'-phosphate decarboxylase, which yields MTPLSPFTRKPFGDDPRSRLFVALDVASWPEAEEVLSRLGESVRRVKVGLELFFAEGPRIVETLAERGYEVFLDLKLHDIPNTVYRAARLLPAEGVLFLTVHASGGREMVRAAYEGIREALVRSERSRTTGSPGLPGDVPPYLLGVTWLTSLSETEFARLGIERERSAGVLAGEALAGGAAGLVASAREVASLRAALGPGPILVVPGIRPADPAFSPRDDDQRRVSTPEEAIRAGADAVVVGRPIVRASDPRKAAEAILGEIAAARSDFPPVR from the coding sequence GTGACCCCCCTGTCCCCCTTTACCCGAAAGCCCTTCGGCGACGACCCGCGCAGCCGTCTCTTTGTGGCCCTCGACGTCGCGTCTTGGCCCGAAGCAGAAGAAGTCCTCTCCCGGCTTGGGGAAAGCGTCCGACGGGTGAAGGTCGGGCTGGAACTCTTCTTCGCCGAAGGCCCTCGGATCGTGGAAACCCTTGCAGAACGCGGGTACGAAGTCTTCCTCGACCTCAAGCTCCACGACATCCCCAACACCGTATACCGCGCGGCGCGCCTTCTCCCCGCAGAAGGGGTTCTCTTCCTCACGGTACACGCTTCCGGGGGCAGGGAAATGGTCCGCGCCGCCTACGAAGGGATTCGGGAAGCCCTGGTGCGAAGCGAAAGGTCTCGGACTACCGGGAGTCCCGGCCTCCCCGGGGATGTCCCGCCGTACCTCCTCGGCGTCACCTGGCTTACGTCTTTGAGCGAAACGGAGTTCGCCCGCCTGGGAATCGAGCGGGAGCGGAGCGCGGGCGTCCTCGCGGGAGAAGCCCTGGCCGGAGGGGCGGCGGGTCTCGTCGCCTCGGCGCGGGAAGTCGCCTCCCTCCGCGCCGCCTTAGGCCCTGGGCCGATCCTCGTCGTACCGGGGATTCGCCCTGCGGACCCCGCCTTTTCCCCGCGGGACGACGACCAGCGACGCGTCTCTACGCCGGAGGAGGCCATCCGCGCCGGCGCCGATGCCGTAGTCGTCGGACGGCCGATCGTCCGGGCTTCCGATCCCCGGAAGGCCGCGGAGGCGATCCTCGGGGAGATCGCCGCCGCCCGCTCCGATTTTCCTCCGGTACGCTGA
- a CDS encoding Dihydroorotate dehydrogenase, catalytic subunit has translation MYTPDSESNGSRQMPESVDLSVSLGPLRLANPVLPASGTFGYGLEAMEWLDLRRLGAVVLKSTSLTPRPGHRGVRVAETPCGMLNAIGLENPGVREALDLVERLPEGVVLVASLFGSTEDEYVAVAEAFSRSPRVAALELNLSCPNVAEGGLTFGRNPEGVARVTARVRAATSLPLWVKLSPDTCDVVAAAKAAHAAGADALVLGNTMPGLALDRRTYTPVLANVTGGLSGPALKPIALRLVYEVYRHVPLPIVGVGGISDAGDVLEFLAAGASAVQIGTAALRDPFVFERILEELPAALRAAGVDRAASFVGIAHRGGLRAFAPSEGRGEVR, from the coding sequence GTGTACACGCCCGATTCCGAATCGAACGGAAGTCGACAGATGCCGGAGTCCGTCGACCTCTCCGTTTCTCTCGGCCCCCTTCGCCTCGCCAACCCCGTACTTCCCGCATCTGGGACGTTTGGTTACGGCCTCGAGGCGATGGAGTGGCTCGACCTTCGTCGCCTGGGCGCCGTGGTCCTGAAGTCGACCTCCTTGACCCCTCGGCCCGGACACCGCGGGGTTCGCGTGGCGGAGACGCCCTGCGGGATGCTCAACGCCATCGGCCTGGAAAACCCCGGCGTCCGGGAAGCGCTCGACCTCGTGGAGCGCCTTCCCGAGGGCGTCGTCCTCGTGGCGAGCCTCTTCGGGAGCACAGAGGACGAGTACGTGGCCGTAGCCGAGGCCTTTTCCCGCTCGCCCCGCGTCGCCGCGCTCGAGCTCAACCTCTCCTGCCCGAACGTGGCCGAAGGTGGCCTCACCTTCGGCCGGAATCCCGAGGGAGTGGCGAGGGTAACGGCGCGCGTGCGCGCCGCGACGTCCCTGCCCCTCTGGGTAAAACTCTCTCCGGATACGTGCGACGTCGTCGCCGCGGCGAAGGCCGCCCATGCCGCCGGTGCCGACGCCCTCGTCCTCGGAAATACGATGCCCGGTCTCGCCCTCGACCGACGGACGTACACCCCAGTTCTCGCGAACGTCACGGGCGGCCTCTCCGGTCCCGCGCTGAAACCCATCGCCCTGCGTCTCGTCTACGAAGTGTACCGGCATGTCCCCCTCCCGATCGTGGGCGTCGGAGGGATCTCCGACGCGGGGGACGTCTTGGAGTTCCTTGCCGCCGGGGCGAGCGCCGTCCAAATCGGAACCGCGGCGCTCCGGGACCCCTTCGTGTTCGAGCGAATCCTCGAAGAGCTTCCCGCCGCCCTCCGCGCCGCCGGAGTTGACCGCGCGGCGTCGTTTGTCGGGATCGCCCACCGCGGCGGTCTCCGCGCCTTCGCTCCTTCGGAGGGAAGGGGGGAGGTGAGGTGA
- a CDS encoding Dihydroorotate dehydrogenase electron transfer subunit, translated as MNSRFAGVATPASFADLPFLVKDVHALTSDLVLLDTVPAEALPPEAQPGQFFQILLEGGGVYLRRPFSLVARLGVVHRFAVRVVGRGTSAIARLRPGDRLRLLGPLGTGFPLAPTGVRKLLLLAGGVGAAPLASVLAAVAAGRSSFRLSDVAVVLGVRRSEEAALARLFRPWAEPVLAVESLSADEGERDVPPGTFVGTALDAAFARWEGLWSVPASPEEVAVFVAGPKPMLEAAFRRLPAKARVYGAFEAPMACGTGLCRGCVVETAVGNARLCREGPVLSREVHFPTLVPSRKGSAP; from the coding sequence GTGAATTCCCGGTTCGCCGGCGTCGCCACGCCCGCCTCCTTTGCCGACCTGCCGTTTCTCGTGAAAGACGTGCACGCGCTCACGTCCGACCTCGTCCTCCTCGACACGGTTCCCGCGGAAGCTCTGCCCCCGGAGGCCCAACCGGGGCAGTTTTTCCAGATCCTCTTGGAGGGAGGGGGGGTGTATCTCCGCCGCCCCTTCAGCCTCGTCGCCCGCCTGGGCGTCGTCCACCGCTTCGCCGTGCGCGTCGTCGGTCGCGGGACGTCTGCCATCGCCCGGCTTCGTCCGGGGGATCGGCTTCGCCTCCTGGGGCCTCTGGGCACGGGGTTTCCCCTCGCGCCGACCGGAGTGCGCAAGCTCCTCCTCCTCGCAGGCGGCGTGGGAGCCGCGCCGCTCGCTTCCGTACTTGCCGCCGTCGCCGCAGGCCGGTCGTCCTTCCGGCTCTCCGACGTGGCCGTCGTCCTCGGCGTGCGCCGAAGCGAAGAGGCCGCCCTTGCCCGCCTTTTCCGTCCGTGGGCGGAGCCCGTTCTCGCCGTGGAATCCCTATCTGCGGACGAAGGAGAAAGGGATGTTCCGCCCGGAACGTTTGTCGGCACGGCGCTGGACGCGGCATTTGCGCGTTGGGAGGGGCTGTGGTCCGTTCCCGCCTCTCCGGAGGAAGTCGCCGTCTTCGTCGCCGGGCCGAAGCCTATGCTCGAAGCGGCTTTTCGCCGCCTTCCCGCCAAGGCGCGCGTGTACGGTGCCTTCGAGGCACCCATGGCGTGCGGGACCGGTCTTTGTCGCGGCTGCGTCGTCGAGACGGCCGTGGGGAACGCACGCCTCTGCCGCGAAGGGCCCGTCCTCTCCCGCGAGGTGCACTTTCCTACCCTCGTCCCTTCCCGGAAGGGAAGCGCGCCCTAG
- a CDS encoding Dihydroorotase: MPSPLLCIDDVFVLTPAGTLVYGLLLLEDGVVRYAGPREGVGGVGEGILRIAGEGMWALPGFVDVHVHFREPGGTHKETIASGSRAAARGGFTAVLMMANTVPPPDTPERLREMRAVARRTAVVRTFAAAPVTRGQAGEFPVDFVALAAAGARAFSDDGLPVLDPLVLRAALSASALLRLPVLLHEEDPSLSRGGVVHPSPWAAGRGLPTYPPESETSLIGRDLALAAFVPGARIHLQHLSSRVSVELVRRLRPLLARRGVRLTAEATPHHLVLTWEDVCRAADLAAEADLGRERQGTSASARISIRPQDAKVNPPLRESADRDALVRALREGIVDFVATDHAPHAPEEKALPLERAPFGILGLETAFPLLYTELVLRGRFSLGELVDRMSRAPARFLGIPGGELAAGAPADLVLVDPYVPRPVLPGRLASKSRNTPFFGRTLRGWPVLTLVGGRVAYADFELFSHAVRALPPEAFVLPSTAEVPGGEIGDGADFVRGRVSP; the protein is encoded by the coding sequence GTGCCTTCACCTCTCCTCTGCATCGATGACGTCTTCGTCCTCACGCCCGCGGGAACGCTCGTCTACGGCCTTCTCCTCCTCGAGGACGGCGTCGTCCGCTATGCGGGCCCGCGGGAAGGGGTAGGGGGGGTAGGCGAGGGGATCCTCCGTATCGCCGGAGAGGGGATGTGGGCCCTCCCGGGCTTCGTAGACGTGCACGTACACTTTCGCGAACCGGGCGGAACGCATAAAGAGACGATCGCCAGCGGGAGTCGTGCCGCCGCCCGCGGGGGATTCACCGCGGTGCTCATGATGGCCAATACGGTGCCGCCGCCGGACACGCCGGAGCGACTTCGGGAGATGCGGGCCGTTGCTCGCCGCACCGCCGTCGTCCGCACCTTTGCCGCCGCTCCCGTGACGCGCGGGCAGGCGGGGGAGTTCCCCGTGGACTTCGTCGCCCTCGCCGCCGCCGGCGCCCGCGCCTTCTCCGACGACGGCCTTCCCGTCCTCGATCCGCTCGTCCTCCGGGCGGCCCTCTCTGCCTCCGCGCTCCTCCGCCTGCCGGTCCTCCTCCACGAGGAAGACCCCTCCCTTTCCCGGGGAGGAGTCGTCCACCCGAGCCCGTGGGCGGCGGGGCGGGGCCTTCCGACGTACCCGCCGGAGTCGGAAACGTCGCTCATCGGCCGCGACCTCGCCCTTGCGGCTTTTGTGCCCGGAGCGCGGATCCACCTTCAACACTTGTCCTCTCGGGTTTCCGTAGAGCTCGTTCGGCGCCTGCGCCCCCTTCTCGCCCGCCGGGGAGTCCGCCTCACGGCAGAGGCGACGCCGCATCACCTCGTCCTCACGTGGGAGGACGTGTGCCGAGCGGCAGACCTCGCAGCCGAAGCCGACCTTGGAAGGGAACGGCAAGGCACATCCGCATCGGCGCGGATCTCGATCCGCCCCCAGGACGCGAAGGTGAACCCTCCCCTCCGGGAATCCGCGGACAGAGACGCCCTCGTACGTGCCCTGCGGGAAGGGATTGTCGACTTCGTGGCCACGGACCACGCCCCCCACGCCCCGGAGGAAAAGGCTCTCCCCCTCGAACGGGCGCCGTTTGGCATCCTCGGCTTGGAGACGGCTTTTCCCCTCCTGTACACGGAGCTCGTCCTTCGCGGAAGGTTTTCCCTGGGAGAACTCGTGGACCGCATGTCTCGCGCCCCCGCCCGTTTTCTGGGAATTCCCGGCGGCGAACTCGCGGCGGGTGCGCCGGCCGACCTCGTCCTGGTGGATCCCTACGTCCCGCGCCCCGTCCTCCCCGGGAGGCTGGCGTCTAAGAGCCGCAATACGCCCTTTTTCGGACGGACCCTCCGGGGGTGGCCGGTCCTCACGCTCGTGGGAGGGCGCGTGGCCTACGCGGATTTCGAACTCTTTTCCCACGCCGTCCGCGCGCTCCCCCCGGAAGCCTTCGTCCTCCCGTCGACTGCTGAAGTTCCGGGAGGGGAAATCGGCGACGGCGCAGACTTCGTCCGGGGGAGGGTGAGCCCGTGA